In the genome of Christensenella timonensis, one region contains:
- a CDS encoding Gfo/Idh/MocA family protein, whose amino-acid sequence MEKIRTGVIGTGFIGPTHIEALRRLGFVDVVALADIDDATAKAKAEQLSIDKSYGNYQQLLADPEIDVVHICSPNSFHFQMAKEALLAGKHVVCEKPLTMNSAQAKELIALAKEKGLANAVHFNIRFYPVIHEARAMIQNGELGKIFAVNGSYQQDWLFKETDYSWRLEPKFSGDSRAVADIGSHWLDSVEFMTGIKIDKVCADFATFYPTRKKPLKPVETYSGKVLTPDDYADVPINTEDYASVLLKFDNGAHGSMTVNQVAAGRKNRIWFEIYGSKKSIAINTERPNEMWIGERDEANHVLMKDPSLMHREAAQLVSYPGGHNEGFPDTIKQFATKFYNYIRAEGYKTGATPEFPTFEAGLRELQLCEAIVESAKQEKWLSL is encoded by the coding sequence AAATCAGAACTGGCGTCATTGGAACAGGCTTTATCGGGCCTACACATATTGAAGCGCTGCGCAGGTTAGGCTTTGTGGATGTTGTCGCCCTCGCCGATATCGACGACGCAACGGCAAAAGCAAAAGCGGAGCAGCTTTCTATCGATAAAAGCTACGGGAACTATCAGCAACTGCTGGCCGATCCGGAGATCGACGTCGTACATATCTGCTCACCCAACAGCTTCCATTTCCAGATGGCGAAAGAAGCGCTTCTGGCCGGCAAGCATGTCGTATGCGAAAAGCCGCTCACGATGAACAGCGCGCAGGCCAAAGAGCTGATCGCCCTTGCCAAGGAAAAGGGCCTTGCAAACGCGGTGCACTTCAACATCCGTTTTTACCCCGTCATCCACGAAGCGCGTGCGATGATCCAGAACGGGGAACTGGGGAAAATCTTTGCGGTCAACGGTTCTTACCAGCAGGACTGGCTGTTTAAGGAAACGGACTACAGCTGGCGTTTGGAGCCAAAATTCAGCGGCGATTCCCGCGCGGTAGCAGACATCGGTTCGCACTGGCTGGATTCCGTTGAATTCATGACAGGCATTAAGATCGACAAGGTATGCGCGGATTTCGCGACCTTCTACCCCACCCGCAAAAAGCCTTTAAAGCCGGTCGAGACTTATTCCGGCAAGGTGCTCACGCCCGATGATTATGCAGACGTTCCGATCAATACGGAAGATTACGCGTCCGTACTCTTAAAATTCGATAACGGCGCGCACGGCTCCATGACGGTCAACCAGGTTGCCGCGGGACGCAAAAACCGCATTTGGTTCGAGATCTACGGCAGCAAAAAATCCATCGCGATCAACACGGAGCGTCCCAACGAAATGTGGATCGGCGAACGCGACGAAGCGAACCATGTACTGATGAAAGATCCTTCGCTCATGCACCGTGAAGCGGCGCAGCTGGTCTCCTATCCCGGCGGCCACAACGAGGGTTTCCCGGATACGATCAAGCAATTTGCTACCAAGTTCTATAACTACATCCGCGCGGAGGGTTATAAGACAGGCGCAACACCGGAATTTCCGACGTTTGAAGCAGGCCTGCGCGAGCTGCAGCTGTGCGAAGCGATCGTTGAATCCGCAAAGCAGGAGAAATGGCTTTCCCTGTAA